A genomic segment from Nitrosopumilus sp. K4 encodes:
- a CDS encoding class I SAM-dependent methyltransferase — MEELEIKKDFSNIYTREFPTAYLEEMKRLQYRIPDKTKPLYLAIADKLCEDLQRPINILDIGSSYGINSALMKYGLEMYELDDFFLRKNPPTKDDTKEFFSNLPINENLDFYQIDISEPALKFSEDVGLCKKGICVNLDSTELPIKEVPPFDMVIATGCIGYIGHHAFSNLFEMLKKQESNSEPYFAFSVLRIFDMEKIQKNFDYYGYSLVKSDIEPIRQRRFSDDKEKQNTLSLLHERGVDTGLYEDDGYFYADFYVASPKKLESQLINVSKSLKNHAIP, encoded by the coding sequence ATGGAAGAGCTAGAGATAAAAAAGGATTTTTCAAACATTTACACCCGAGAATTTCCTACTGCGTACCTTGAGGAGATGAAGAGACTCCAGTATCGCATACCTGACAAGACAAAGCCCCTTTATCTTGCAATTGCAGACAAGCTTTGCGAAGACCTGCAAAGGCCGATTAACATACTTGACATTGGCAGCTCTTACGGGATAAACTCTGCACTGATGAAGTATGGCCTTGAGATGTACGAGCTTGATGACTTTTTCTTGAGAAAAAACCCTCCAACAAAAGATGACACAAAAGAGTTTTTTTCAAACCTTCCAATAAACGAAAACCTGGATTTTTACCAGATAGACATCTCAGAGCCTGCACTGAAATTCTCCGAAGATGTGGGCCTGTGCAAAAAGGGAATTTGCGTAAACCTTGATTCTACAGAACTTCCAATCAAAGAAGTGCCGCCATTTGACATGGTAATAGCAACTGGCTGCATTGGCTACATTGGCCACCATGCGTTTTCCAATCTGTTTGAGATGCTAAAGAAACAGGAATCAAACTCCGAGCCGTACTTTGCATTCTCTGTACTGAGAATATTTGACATGGAAAAGATTCAGAAAAACTTTGACTATTATGGATACTCTTTGGTCAAAAGCGACATAGAGCCAATCCGCCAGAGGAGATTCTCTGATGATAAAGAAAAGCAAAACACCCTGTCTTTGCTGCACGAGCGGGGAGTTGACACTGGCCTGTACGAAGACGACGGGTACTTTTATGCCGACTTTTATGTTGCCAGCCCAAAAAAGCTTGAATCGCAGCTGATCAATGTATCGAAGAGCTTGAAAAACCACGCAATACCTTGA
- a CDS encoding aldo/keto reductase, translating to MIERIFLAKDFEICRILNGMWQVSGTHGQIDTETAINEMVNYHNAGFTTWDLADIYGPAESFIGEFSKRVDSSFEALTKFVPNPGPMSSSIVTHYIEQSLQKMNTDCLDMVQFHWWDYNDLSYLDAMHHLSKLQQENKIKHIGLTNFDTERVRNMVESGFEITSNQVQYSILDTRPEKLMAPYFEKHGMKLLTYGTLLGGFFSEKYLGADEPTRMDLVTASLQKYKNMIDAWGGWGLFQELLSVLDGIAKKHHCSIANIATRYILDRPQVAGVIIGARLGISQHREDNLKTFELNLDSDDVSAINAVTAKANDLFEIIGDCGDEYR from the coding sequence GTGATTGAAAGAATATTTCTTGCAAAAGATTTTGAGATTTGCAGAATACTAAACGGGATGTGGCAGGTATCTGGCACACATGGGCAGATTGACACAGAGACTGCAATCAATGAGATGGTAAACTATCACAATGCGGGATTCACTACATGGGACTTGGCTGACATTTACGGGCCAGCCGAATCTTTTATCGGGGAGTTTAGCAAGAGAGTCGACTCTTCTTTTGAGGCATTGACAAAGTTTGTCCCAAACCCCGGACCAATGAGCAGCTCCATTGTGACTCACTACATCGAGCAGTCACTGCAAAAGATGAACACTGACTGCCTTGACATGGTCCAGTTTCACTGGTGGGACTATAACGACCTGAGTTACCTTGATGCAATGCACCATCTCTCAAAACTGCAGCAAGAAAACAAGATCAAACACATTGGGCTGACAAACTTTGACACTGAGCGAGTACGGAACATGGTTGAGAGCGGATTTGAGATAACATCAAACCAAGTGCAGTACTCTATTTTGGATACACGTCCTGAAAAGTTGATGGCCCCGTATTTTGAAAAGCACGGGATGAAACTGCTGACATATGGCACGTTGCTTGGGGGATTTTTCTCTGAAAAGTACCTGGGTGCAGATGAGCCAACTAGGATGGACTTGGTTACTGCAAGCCTTCAGAAATACAAGAACATGATCGATGCATGGGGAGGATGGGGCCTGTTTCAGGAACTGCTGTCAGTATTGGATGGAATTGCAAAAAAGCATCACTGCAGCATTGCAAACATTGCGACTCGCTACATACTAGACAGGCCGCAAGTAGCAGGTGTGATAATTGGCGCAAGACTTGGAATCTCACAACACAGAGAAGATAACCTCAAGACCTTTGAGCTAAACCTGGATTCAGATGATGTTTCTGCAATCAATGCAGTAACTGCAAAAGCAAATGACCTCTTTGAGATAATTGGCGACTGCGGCGATGAATACCGATAG
- a CDS encoding thermonuclease family protein, producing MNLAVIGGIIGVCVIAAVAIFATVPQDTWKDKRTDFAGVAPPDENKKRTDCLSRGGTWEYASCSIVLDTEPQVQRHQCSGAAMCLTQKVTRIVDGDTLYTENAKIRLSLVDAPEVDEAGYYQAKSFTAMSCPVGSLVTIDQDDLQPIDVYDRMVGKVYCETGMINEMLLQNGHAEISMQYCQTSEFSGESWAQNYGCTKPRTPVSEPIANTMRNDCDPSYPDVCIASYPPDLDCGEIPQRNFKVTGSDPHRFDGDGDGIGCEK from the coding sequence ATGAACCTTGCAGTAATTGGTGGAATAATTGGAGTCTGCGTGATTGCAGCAGTTGCAATATTTGCAACAGTTCCTCAAGACACATGGAAAGACAAGAGAACTGATTTTGCAGGAGTCGCACCACCTGATGAAAACAAGAAAAGAACTGACTGCCTTTCAAGGGGAGGGACATGGGAGTATGCCAGCTGTTCTATTGTACTAGATACTGAACCCCAAGTGCAAAGACACCAGTGCTCCGGTGCTGCAATGTGTCTGACTCAAAAGGTCACAAGAATAGTTGATGGTGATACCCTCTACACTGAAAATGCAAAGATTCGACTGTCCTTGGTTGATGCTCCTGAGGTTGATGAGGCTGGGTACTATCAGGCAAAGTCATTTACTGCAATGTCTTGTCCTGTTGGGAGCTTGGTTACAATAGACCAAGATGACTTGCAGCCAATTGATGTCTATGACAGGATGGTGGGCAAGGTGTACTGTGAGACTGGCATGATAAATGAGATGCTGCTGCAAAATGGACATGCAGAAATTTCCATGCAATACTGCCAGACAAGTGAGTTTTCTGGCGAGTCTTGGGCCCAAAACTATGGATGTACAAAACCTAGAACACCTGTGTCTGAACCTATCGCAAATACAATGCGAAATGATTGTGACCCGTCATATCCGGATGTATGCATTGCATCTTATCCGCCAGACTTGGATTGTGGGGAGATTCCACAAAGAAACTTTAAGGTTACAGGCTCTGATCCTCATCGGTTTGACGGTGATGGTGACGGGATTGGATGCGAGAAATAA
- a CDS encoding universal stress protein: MYDRILVPHAGTAGGDEALRHAIEIAKRFSSQIYILHIIEQVHSPPTWSLAESERNVLLERIKNVNDSIKEEAEKMIEKKALQCKENNIETAIKVDIGDAAEMILDMIENEKIDLVIMAKRRKLKGVKKLLSLGSVSRKIVENVTCPVVLLDIENL, translated from the coding sequence GTGTACGATAGAATTCTAGTGCCGCATGCAGGTACTGCTGGAGGAGATGAGGCACTACGACATGCAATAGAGATTGCAAAAAGGTTCTCGTCTCAAATTTACATTTTGCACATAATTGAGCAAGTACACAGCCCCCCTACATGGAGCCTGGCCGAGTCAGAAAGAAATGTGTTGCTTGAGAGGATAAAAAATGTCAATGATTCCATAAAAGAAGAAGCTGAAAAAATGATAGAAAAAAAGGCATTACAGTGCAAGGAAAACAACATCGAGACTGCAATCAAAGTCGACATTGGCGATGCAGCTGAGATGATCTTGGATATGATAGAAAACGAAAAGATTGATCTTGTGATCATGGCAAAACGAAGAAAGCTAAAAGGGGTCAAAAAACTACTCAGTCTTGGAAGCGTGTCACGAAAAATCGTTGAAAATGTCACATGTCCTGTAGTCTTGCTTGACATCGAAAACCTGTAG
- a CDS encoding nitroreductase family protein — translation MSCFSMDVFEAIETRRAIKKFDPTYKMSPEDVTKLMEHVILAPTSYNQQNWRFVTVTDQKVKEKISVAARGQAQPKDGSLVVILCGDMDAWKTEPLRYWKNHPAEKQEYVKAALERKYADDPQARRDEAIRSCGMAAQTIMLSAREMGLDSCPMVGFEYDELAEIIKLPENHLIVMMVVVGKKAEPALERGGQLPLSEVVFENSF, via the coding sequence TTGTCCTGTTTTTCCATGGATGTCTTTGAGGCAATTGAGACAAGACGCGCAATCAAAAAGTTTGATCCTACATACAAGATGAGTCCTGAAGACGTTACAAAACTCATGGAACATGTCATACTTGCACCGACAAGCTACAACCAGCAGAACTGGAGGTTTGTTACAGTAACTGATCAGAAAGTAAAAGAGAAGATCAGCGTTGCAGCACGCGGGCAGGCCCAGCCAAAGGACGGCTCGCTAGTTGTGATACTGTGTGGTGACATGGATGCATGGAAGACTGAGCCGTTGCGATACTGGAAGAACCATCCAGCCGAAAAGCAAGAGTATGTCAAGGCAGCACTTGAGAGAAAGTATGCAGACGACCCGCAGGCCCGACGCGATGAGGCAATCCGCTCTTGTGGCATGGCAGCCCAGACAATAATGCTGTCTGCCAGAGAAATGGGACTTGACTCTTGTCCGATGGTTGGATTTGAGTACGATGAGCTTGCTGAGATAATCAAGCTGCCAGAGAATCACCTGATTGTAATGATGGTAGTTGTCGGAAAAAAGGCAGAACCTGCACTAGAACGTGGCGGACAGCTGCCGCTATCTGAGGTTGTCTTTGAGAACTCGTTTTAG
- a CDS encoding NAD(P)/FAD-dependent oxidoreductase, which yields MKIAVMGMGVAGSYLMARLKDSEHEVVGYERNPQERHDSICAWGTIKPILTEFCKKTGRDFNDFLIHDGKQMHVKMNNDVKFDIGLHGLCTYDKLALIKDFIKDSKIIYGQAPPLEELEKEYDMIVDCTGFSRSYLPKLKEDFYLPTYEYKVEYENGLPYDDFYIEPFPGMSGYFWYFPLGEKWAHIGAGDYNKNHIKATDDFLKKHGGKVLQTKGRPIRLATPDRCKPYYSGKVVGVGESIGTVYALLGEGIIPSMQCVEIFLENMNDFKAYEKAVEEHYKVYAKVFNFVRAKIKKDFSFFKSLPDFIAIFRYMKKHEARFGMDIKMADLMKVAKA from the coding sequence TTGAAGATAGCAGTAATGGGAATGGGAGTAGCAGGTTCCTATCTTATGGCAAGACTCAAGGATTCTGAACACGAAGTTGTAGGATATGAGAGAAACCCACAGGAAAGACACGACTCTATCTGCGCATGGGGAACAATAAAGCCAATACTAACAGAGTTTTGCAAAAAGACTGGCAGGGATTTTAATGATTTTCTAATTCATGACGGAAAGCAAATGCATGTCAAGATGAACAATGACGTAAAGTTTGACATCGGACTGCACGGGCTTTGCACATATGACAAGCTAGCTCTAATCAAGGATTTCATCAAGGACTCAAAAATAATCTATGGTCAAGCCCCTCCACTTGAGGAGCTGGAAAAAGAGTACGACATGATAGTTGACTGTACAGGTTTTTCCAGATCATACTTGCCAAAACTAAAGGAGGATTTCTACCTGCCAACATACGAGTACAAGGTAGAGTATGAAAACGGATTGCCATATGATGACTTTTACATAGAGCCGTTTCCCGGAATGTCAGGATACTTTTGGTATTTCCCGCTGGGTGAAAAGTGGGCCCACATCGGAGCAGGAGACTATAACAAGAACCACATCAAGGCAACTGATGATTTCTTAAAAAAACACGGAGGCAAGGTGCTGCAGACAAAGGGACGCCCCATAAGACTTGCAACGCCAGACAGGTGCAAGCCGTACTATTCAGGAAAGGTTGTAGGTGTTGGCGAGTCAATTGGCACAGTTTATGCATTGCTTGGAGAGGGAATCATCCCATCAATGCAGTGCGTTGAGATATTCCTTGAGAACATGAACGACTTTAAGGCATATGAAAAGGCTGTAGAAGAGCACTACAAGGTCTATGCAAAGGTTTTCAATTTTGTTCGAGCAAAAATCAAAAAAGATTTCAGTTTTTTCAAGTCACTGCCTGACTTTATTGCAATATTTCGCTACATGAAAAAACACGAGGCAAGGTTTGGCATGGATATCAAGATGGCAGACCTGATGAAAGTAGCCAAGGCATAG
- a CDS encoding TIGR00266 family protein: MEYEIVKNPMGLIEFTLNKGESVTAEAAAMVFIKGDVETNTRMRKSGFLKSLKAAAFGGESFFVNEFIAHEDNCKLGLTGNMLGDIEVIHVDEEFIVQSGSFVGSSGGLTLDTKWQGFTKGIFGSNLFMLKTMGTGDMFVNAWGGILQKKLEAGEKMILDNYQLVALSSTAQYRVAKHGSFKTTLFGGEALVIEITGPGTVFLQTKNFMEFVRAIIPYLPKRNG; encoded by the coding sequence ATGGAATATGAAATCGTAAAAAACCCAATGGGGCTAATTGAATTTACGCTAAACAAGGGCGAGTCTGTAACTGCCGAAGCTGCTGCAATGGTTTTCATCAAAGGCGATGTTGAGACAAACACTAGAATGAGAAAGAGCGGATTTCTAAAATCCCTCAAGGCAGCTGCCTTTGGAGGGGAATCATTTTTTGTAAATGAGTTTATCGCACATGAGGACAACTGCAAGCTAGGACTGACAGGAAACATGCTTGGTGACATTGAGGTGATTCACGTCGATGAGGAGTTTATCGTACAGTCTGGTTCCTTTGTTGGATCCTCTGGCGGACTGACACTTGATACAAAATGGCAGGGATTCACAAAAGGAATCTTTGGAAGCAACCTGTTCATGCTAAAGACGATGGGCACTGGTGATATGTTTGTCAACGCGTGGGGCGGTATCTTGCAAAAAAAACTAGAGGCAGGAGAAAAGATGATTCTTGATAACTATCAGCTAGTTGCCCTAAGCTCCACTGCTCAATACCGCGTGGCAAAACATGGCAGCTTCAAGACAACATTGTTTGGCGGGGAGGCGCTGGTAATTGAGATAACTGGACCTGGAACCGTATTTCTGCAGACAAAGAACTTCATGGAATTTGTTCGTGCAATAATTCCATACCTGCCAAAAAGAAACGGCTAG
- a CDS encoding YkgJ family cysteine cluster protein encodes MSQKEIQESLDLLQKDWDIDPILKDFMLGKISAVSDYPLKVKDVIFHLPYLTSEKKYVLWKCYWPDCHNCCDRQGRLPLTSDDLITIGKGLKYQKPSDFVKNETLTVTYQEPGPSGQMTTMTTINLKRKKDETEADDGTHISCRFLDEEGGCSMHPDRPGVCYLYPFSTWLENNDGIARVHATYQFTGDCPGFYLADDISPMKQELRDYSKIIYEYNMASSRTNRENFSSTSFG; translated from the coding sequence TTGTCTCAGAAAGAAATTCAAGAATCATTAGACTTGTTGCAAAAGGATTGGGATATTGATCCTATTCTCAAAGACTTTATGCTTGGAAAAATTTCTGCAGTATCTGACTATCCACTAAAAGTAAAAGATGTGATATTTCATTTGCCGTATCTTACATCTGAGAAAAAATACGTCTTGTGGAAATGCTACTGGCCTGACTGCCACAACTGCTGTGACAGACAAGGAAGGCTTCCGTTAACATCTGATGATCTAATTACAATTGGCAAGGGGTTGAAATACCAAAAGCCATCTGATTTTGTAAAAAATGAAACACTAACTGTGACCTATCAGGAACCTGGACCGTCTGGACAAATGACCACAATGACTACGATTAATCTCAAAAGAAAAAAAGACGAGACAGAAGCCGATGACGGGACCCACATATCTTGCAGATTCTTAGATGAAGAGGGAGGCTGCTCCATGCACCCAGACAGGCCTGGCGTGTGCTATTTGTACCCGTTTTCTACGTGGCTTGAAAACAACGACGGCATTGCACGAGTCCATGCGACATACCAGTTTACAGGGGATTGCCCTGGATTTTATCTGGCCGATGACATTTCCCCAATGAAGCAGGAACTAAGGGACTATTCTAAAATCATCTACGAGTACAACATGGCATCAAGTAGAACAAACAGGGAGAACTTTAGCTCTACTAGTTTTGGATAG
- a CDS encoding 30S ribosomal protein S7, which produces MAQTKNLLLFRKWDMSDIEVKDPGLKTAISLRKQILPYTFGRSALKRFNKADVNIVERLVNKTMHFGKKYAKNTGRMTGKKARVLNNVKLAFDIISLKTGQNPVEILVRAVENSAPNEDTTRIVYGGTVYHVSVDVAPIRRVDLALRFIADAIKEATFSNPKPIEEHMAEQLIMAASNDPNAPSVKKKNELERIAQASR; this is translated from the coding sequence ATGGCACAAACAAAGAACTTGTTATTATTTAGAAAATGGGACATGTCTGACATTGAAGTCAAAGACCCAGGACTCAAGACAGCGATTTCTTTGAGAAAACAAATTCTGCCTTACACTTTTGGTCGCTCTGCACTAAAGAGATTCAACAAAGCAGATGTTAACATTGTAGAGAGATTGGTAAACAAGACAATGCACTTTGGTAAAAAATATGCAAAGAACACCGGTAGAATGACTGGAAAGAAAGCCAGAGTTTTAAACAACGTAAAACTTGCATTTGATATTATTTCACTAAAGACTGGACAAAACCCAGTAGAGATTTTGGTTAGGGCAGTAGAAAACTCTGCACCAAATGAAGACACTACAAGAATTGTTTACGGTGGTACAGTTTACCACGTATCAGTTGACGTTGCCCCAATCCGAAGAGTTGACTTGGCCCTTAGATTCATCGCCGATGCAATCAAGGAGGCGACATTTTCCAATCCAAAACCAATTGAGGAACACATGGCCGAACAGCTAATCATGGCTGCCTCAAACGATCCAAACGCTCCTTCTGTTAAGAAGAAAAACGAGCTAGAAAGAATCGCACAAGCATCCAGATAG
- a CDS encoding 30S ribosomal protein S12, whose translation MTKSPLGLFAGRVLIAKRKRQRWAISTYKRRELGIDKKADPLGGAPQGRGIVLEKVGIAAKQPNSAVRKCVRVQLIKNGKTVTAFLPRDGAMNFIDEHDEVHIQGMGATQGGAMGDIPGVRFKVFKVNGTSLHELVIGKKEKPRR comes from the coding sequence ATGACAAAATCACCACTTGGATTATTTGCAGGCAGAGTTTTAATCGCTAAAAGAAAGCGCCAAAGATGGGCAATCTCTACATACAAGCGAAGAGAACTCGGTATTGATAAAAAGGCAGATCCTCTTGGAGGAGCTCCCCAAGGCAGAGGCATTGTTTTAGAAAAAGTTGGTATTGCAGCAAAGCAGCCAAACTCTGCAGTTAGAAAATGTGTTCGTGTACAATTAATCAAAAACGGTAAAACAGTTACAGCATTCTTGCCAAGAGACGGTGCAATGAACTTTATTGATGAACACGACGAAGTTCACATTCAAGGTATGGGTGCAACTCAAGGTGGTGCAATGGGAGATATTCCTGGTGTACGATTCAAAGTATTCAAAGTAAACGGAACATCACTTCATGAACTAGTAATAGGAAAGAAAGAGAAACCAAGGAGATAG
- a CDS encoding NusA-like transcription termination signal-binding factor, translating into MTQSIKLTTDQMRMMSLFQNVTGATARDCVEDEKQNRVIFVVNTGKMGLAIGKGGAHIKSLQNIVKKNVELVEFDEDPAKFLTNLLNSKLISEVKINNRADGSKQAIVMVDPRKKGIVVGREGRNAEKARMLAKRYFDITSVLINSPEKQTMEL; encoded by the coding sequence ATGACACAATCAATCAAACTAACTACTGATCAAATGCGAATGATGTCGCTTTTCCAAAATGTTACAGGGGCAACTGCTCGTGATTGTGTTGAAGATGAAAAACAAAACCGTGTAATCTTTGTTGTTAATACAGGTAAGATGGGTCTTGCAATTGGCAAGGGCGGTGCTCATATCAAATCATTACAAAACATTGTAAAGAAAAATGTCGAGCTGGTAGAGTTTGATGAGGATCCAGCAAAATTCTTGACAAATCTGCTAAATTCTAAACTAATTTCTGAAGTAAAAATAAATAATCGTGCAGACGGTTCAAAACAGGCAATAGTTATGGTCGATCCAAGAAAGAAAGGAATCGTAGTAGGACGTGAAGGAAGAAACGCTGAGAAAGCAAGAATGCTTGCAAAGCGATATTTTGATATTACCAGCGTACTGATTAACAGTCCTGAAAAACAAACAATGGAGTTGTAA
- a CDS encoding ribosomal L7Ae/L30e/S12e/Gadd45 family protein, whose protein sequence is MSKILEKQLKDAHKEGAVTIGTKQVLSSVKNSKLIVLSQSVSKEMFEKIESDAKKEKIPLVNFQGTSIALGKLCGLQFRISSISFTSISDANIKSILKDTETEVKE, encoded by the coding sequence ATGAGTAAGATACTTGAAAAGCAATTGAAGGATGCCCATAAAGAGGGCGCTGTTACAATTGGCACTAAACAAGTATTGAGTTCTGTAAAAAACTCCAAACTAATTGTATTATCTCAATCTGTAAGTAAAGAAATGTTTGAGAAAATTGAATCAGATGCAAAAAAAGAAAAGATACCATTAGTCAACTTTCAAGGGACATCTATCGCACTTGGCAAGTTATGCGGTTTACAGTTCAGAATTTCCAGTATATCATTTACATCAATATCTGATGCAAACATCAAATCAATTCTCAAAGATACAGAAACTGAGGTAAAAGAATGA